The DNA segment CAACAGAACCAGCttccctggttttttttttccattgacatcatttgcagtgaaaataatttaattactGCCACTATTAAGCGTCAAATGCAATTCAAACAAGCTTGCATTCAGCAAAGAACAGGTGCAGTCCCTCACTTTTTGCCTTGTTTACTCCCCCGCTTGTTCTGGACCCCTTCTAAATATAAGTGATAAGTGTAACTGTAGCATTGTGCTGTAAGGAAAACAGCTAAAACTAAGGAAGTGCACATGCTCAGAACTTTCGGAGAAAAACAGGCTCAAGacattttatataattttacaAATTTGCTTTCCCCCCTTGAACATTTATGTCTGTTCCACAATGCAATTTTCAGCTCCTATCTAGTTAATATAGTCAGGATCAGGGTGGAAGGGGTTAGTCTCAGATAAGAACCTATGCAAATTAAGGCATTTAACACATTTAACTAAGATGGCTGATTAATGGATGCGAACAGGAATTTAGAAACACATACTAGTAGTTTACTTTGTTCATTCTTGCACCTAGGAATTTCCATGTCTGGAATGAAAGCTGGTTTTCCCGCAGTGACTTGGGCCCCTCATACAGTGGATGGCAAGTTCTGGATGCAACTCCCCAAGAGGAAAGTGGAGGtacacagattttatttcaggaatCATGTTGAAAAATCATAAAGTCAGTCACtttcagagagaggaaaaaacagtaaaaccgccataaaagtaatttcttatcCTGCTCAGAAATAGAGtggcagaagaaaatactttatcTATTGCATTAGAAAAGCCTCAGATAATCTGTGGATGCCAAGAAACAAACTAGACTTCTAGGAGCAGTTTTTTGCAGCAATTCCTATATTTCCAATGCAGGTATCCAGAGCTATTGAAAATCAAGAGataatataaaatacatcaaGTGTACCTTCAGAGTAAACACAAGATACATTAATGACTGGCCTGGTATGAGGGTCTATGTGGATGAAAGGGATAGAATGggacaacagcactgggcaagTCTAGAGTCATTGATAAGTATCTGTCTAGTAATCTGCTTACTGTCAAAAAGTTGATTAggtctaaattattttttcttgatgCCATAGGAATTTATCAATGTGGTCCTGCCTCACGGAACGCCATCAAAGAAGGAGATGTAGATCTGGACTATGACTGCCCATTTGTATTTGCAGAAGTAAATGCAGACTGCATGTACTGGAATTATGACCCCgcaactggaaagaaaacattaatgtTCTCTAAGTCTACTGTAATTGGCCAATTCATCAGCACAAAGGCAGTTGGTAGAGATGATCGTGTAGATGTTACCAATGATTATAAATATGAAGAAGGTAAACAAAACCACTGTTTCTTCTGGTTACATATCTGCTTCATTCCCAAACATATATAAACTTTAGGCTAGGAGTCTCTTAGTGGGCAATTTTGGGCATCTATAAGGTAGAAGCCAAATTTATACTCGGTTTATTCAGTTTTAACAGAAAGGGGAAGAGTAGGTAAAGAGTAAAAAATACTGCCTTGCCCTTTCTGATATGGAGCTGTTTCATGGGACCTAAATAAGGCAAGTTCAAATATCTCTGAGTAAAGCATTCACTGTTCGCTTGCCTATTACTAATGTGTACTGACTGCCTCTGCTTTGTGAGAATTAAGTTTACAGCCCAGTTATTTGACAGCAGGATGAAAGGCCTATTACAGAAACCTAAGCTAAATCAGCACTTAGGCCCAGGAAAAGCAACTCTGTGAAAGGGTCAAACAGCATGTAAACTTGTCAGACCTTTGTGTTTgattgtgcagaaaaaaaaatacaatcatGAACTGAATTTGCAAGTGCAAAGAACGAACACTGCTGTTGGAAATATGTATCAGAAGGGTGAAAAGCACGATAAAGCAGAGCCCAAATAACTTGCTTCCATTGTGTACTGgctctggctgggatggagttaatgTTCTTCATAGCTGACCCGCTTAAAGCATTCATAACACACCAACGTTTTGGGTATTACTGAACAGTACACGCAGAGTGTGGaggctttctctcttcctccccgcTCCGTCCTCACCACAGTGAGTAGGCTGTGGGTGGGCAGTGGCTGCGAGTGGActcagccaggacagctgaccccgactgaccagAGGTGTATGCCACGCCATATGACCTAGTGCTCAGCAGTAAAATCTCAGTGAAAGGCGGAGGAAACGGAGGGGGCATTTGTGGTTACGGCATTTGTATTCCCAAGCAACTGTTACGTGAGTTGAGGCCCTGCTTtccaggaagtggctggacacTGCCTGCCAATGTGGAGTAGTGCATGTattcctctttttgctttgctcatgcacagtttttgcttttcctgttcaACTGTCATCATCTTGATCCATGAGCCTTCTCGcattccttctgttttctccccatcctgTGGGAAtggggagtgagtgagaggctgGGTGGACGTTAGGCTGCGAGCCGgagtcaacccaccacacactGCCATCAGCCTTCCCTTGTATTAGGGGCCTTTTCTGTATTAGCAAATAAGAATTTACATTTCTAAATATTACAACCATAAAAGGGATAGAAATGGGAAGAGTGAGGAACTTTGGACTTAAGATTCTGTGTTACAAAAAAATGCTATTGGAGGGGCAGCGACATTACTGATTGCAGATCCAGAAAATTAGGTGTGGCTGTGGAAAACAGGCTCTGTTCTTCTGTAAGTACAGACACTATGTTCTGCTGGCTTGTCTCTAGCAGTCATGTAAAATAAGAGATGCACGTTAACTGTTGAGGATAATTTTCATGGTTCTCTCTGACAGGCtctaaaaaggaaagagatatttttaaaaaagcccgTAAGAAGCTGGGACTTGAGGATAAATTTGATCCCACAGCACCAACGCCACAGGAAATTGATCAAAAGCCTGACATCGCAGGGAAGTTCAAGGTGGCTGGCCCTTTAGAAGTTGGCAAAGATCTCAATCTAATTCTGGTTCTTGCAAACTTACAGTCTGATGCTAAGACTGTTCATGTAAATATGACTGCGTGGAGCACTGTGTACACTAGAAGACCAGTTCATGAGATCTGGAAGGACTCCATACCTGTCACTCTGTCTCCTAAGGAAGGTGATTTTTCAAATAACTTTTAATCGTAATTGTATAATTGTTTTATCAGTAAATGGGCATTGGAAGCTGGTCAACTTGGGGGAAAAAGCTCTAACAAACTGCAATCTTAAATTTATAtgcagaaaaggctgaaaaaattACATTGCACTTATAAACATATTAAAAAGGCATGTTTCACACCATAATTTCCTTCAGTACTATTCACATTTTGGAAAATGCATCTCAGGAGTGATGCTGAGTAAACATGAAGtttaatttaacaaaatttGCATAAAAAGATAAGGACAACATAAAAGCATAGAAATGAACTGAATGTGTTCTGGTCAATTATGAGGGGCCTTACTGAAAGGTAACAGGACATGGCTAACAGCAGAAACAAGAAACCTCATCCACTAGCATATTAGAATGGAATTAAAGTGTGAGGAATCAAAATAGCTGAAATAGCCCACTAAActccacagaaaagaaagtttgcATTGAAGAACCGTTGAGTAAAGGAcctcagattttttaaaatgggttttttttcagatggaatTTGATAGCCTTATGGCAGAAATTCTCTACCTAAATATGAGTATTGTTGCAAAGATGAAATCAAGTTACCATTAAGAGCTTGGGATAATAGCTGTATCAGCATTTCTAAAGTGAAGGGAAAGATCATTGATTCACAACTGATACTATATTGTATTCATCTTAGGCTTCAAGTCACTagtgagaagcagaaataatatttcatttctttactATGTAATTTGACTTCTGGAGTTGGGATCTATCAGCTTCCTCTAAAGCATTAGGAATTGGACTCTTGGTGAAGACAGAGTTCATGTGCCTAATGGCCTTACAGTCATGCAGGCACCTTGTGGTCTTGTGCTCACACAGGCTGTGTTAAACCAGTGGCTGAATTTACAGTCAGCAGGGAGGTTCTTCCCCAGATCTGATGATGGGGACCACTTAAAGAGATTTTTGCCTTCTTCTGGAGGTATGCTCTGTTTGCTACGATTTGTAGTTAACAAATGTCTCGCTACTGGAGGAATCTAGGAAATTCACATTGCCTGCATTTTCTTGCTTACTTTTGTGGGACTTTGCATTGGTGACTTGTCatcttttcttgtatttttcatCTGCTGTATACTGCTAGAAAGTACTTTGTGGCTTGCAGTGTTTGCATGCAGCATAGCTACTCTACAGTTCTTCTGAACTTTAAGTTTATTGTACGAATGGCCAAAACCGTGGAATTGCCTAGATTCAGAGACAGAGGAGATCCCTTCCCATCCAGTATTCTTTGATTTGAATTACAGCATGGAAACTACTGTAAAAACACATAATAAAAAGCAGATAGGGCTAGGAAagataaaagaaatgtaaagacGTCATTCAGCTCATCTCAGTATATCATGAGCAAATAGGACTGATGAGGCCTATCAAAGCATGTCCCATAATAAATGGAGCGGCACTGGTAAACTCCTTGAACTCCAGCTGTCTTATCTTTCAGTGCAATTGGGAGGAAAACAAGCCAGGCAATATGGTAGTAGGGAATGGAGGAGGGATAACATTGAAGAAATCACTCTTTCTCTCTATAGCAAACTGATAGATTTGCATGAATTGAGTTTGGCAGTGATGGCTGAAGGCCACTGTAGTCCCAGACACAGCATAGAAGGAAAATACTAATATTAGGTATGAAACTCTGTGGGCTTATAAAAGTGTGtatcaattcttttttttttcttccagagaaaCAATTTCCCATTAAGATATCATATACTGAGTATCAACAGCAGTTAACTACAGACAACACGATCCAGGTAACAGCTTTATGTCATGTAGAAGGTGGGATTCAAGTGCTAGTGCAAAGAGACATCACCCTGGACAATCCTGCCATCGACATACAGGTAAATTTCTGTCCCTTTGCTCTAACTGCAGTggcagagaaaggggaaaatgagCTCTTTCTTACAAGCACTTTCTTCCCCAGAAGAGATGTTCTTCTCACATTCTGCCATGGTCCACCACAGCATCTCATAATATCTCCGCTTCTGATGACTCAGAAGGCTTGGATAGAAAGGAATACTGAGAACCTGGCCTTTCAAGCATTTTCTTTGCACAGGTACTTGGTGAAGCAAAAGTGAATaaagaagtggatgtggaagTGATATTTACCAATCCTATTGATATGGAAGTGACGGACTGTGTGCTGCAGGTAGAAGGCAATGACCTGCTCAGAGGAGTCCTTGAGATAGCGTAAGTACAAGAAATGCCTCCTTCCTGCTATTAAAGATACATGAGTAAGAACATAGGCATGGATAACTTGGAACTGAACAGTCGGATgagacagcattttctttttgctgtaaCTTGGGAGGCCAGTCAATGTAACATCTTGTAATGAAGCACACAGCTTTGAACCAGCTCTTCATCTAAGCTAGGCTTTGGCTCCATAGTTTGGGAAGTCAAGTAATTGCTGTCATAATTGGACAGAACTTGGACCCCACAGTTCCAGCAAAAAATACATGCTTACCCAGGCAGTACATTTTGCTGAGGCTATCTATGCTGCTACAGGCCAGACATGTTGAACCTTCTTGTTCTGATCAGAGGGCCAGCAACAGGATACACAACTGTTTCTGTCCATACTATACCCATATTATAGCATATATGAACcaggatcttttttttccactgtattaAATGGACTGCAGGTGCCAATCTGGGTGTTCAGCCTTCTAAACAATTTGCATTTACATCAAACAGACAGACATACAGGTAAAAAGCAGATGCATCAGTGTCCCAGCTTTGGGAACAAAAATGAACACAGATTGTTTAGACACAAGTTGTGATCTCAAAGGGTGGTACCTCTGAAAAGTGCAACCCCAAGTATGCTTCATGCACAGCTATTCCAGACACAATAAATCAACAGCTAAGGAGGACAGCTTTTAAAGACCAGACTAAACCATGACCAGCAGCTACTCCTTAGATGATTGAATTTACTTTACTAAGGCCTGGAACTTGAACACAGCTGAAATACAtaaggcaggcaggaggagaatAGGAAAAATAGTGAGTATTACAATAAAAGTTTggtctggtttgggttttttaattaaaaaaaaaaagtttttcaaaacaagaacTACAGGCACACTGATTTTCAAGCTTTGCTTTCAGAACTCAACAAAATAATTATGTTAGATGTTTAATAAACAGAGCCAAGAAACTATTAGATGGTGTTGAGATGGTGAATGAGAAGACTGGAATAAAATAGGTTCTTTTTACTATAGATCCCAGGTTCCTATTTTTATGCTTTGATGATTTTTGTATCTTGTCttgctctttttccttcagtatttcacaacagaaacagaaagttaAATTTTCAGACTGTTCCCTGCTTTGTACATATACAAAATTGCACACAAATTTTGACATATGCTAGCAAATGCagttatttctaaaaaatacCTGGGATACAGTTGTGTGCTCTTTAACtgaatacacacacaaacacaagcaaacaaacatacATAGCAACTTAACATTGCCATTTGCACTTGAGCAACTAGGAATGGTCTATCCCATAAATTATAAGCTCTCCTGAGGGAATTTAGCAACCTCATGTTTTCTATCACATACAACTTTATCCTCAGGCAAGACAAGAAAGTATGACAGGGTGAGGCTGTTTGGGAAAACCATAAACATGAGTTTCCAAGAATTACAAAATATACtggcttaaaatattttaactgccATTCATAATTTCCTGCTGTGTAAACACTGAGGTTTTCTTGGTGCTATAATCTATTCTAATTCAGGAGTTTCTAGTAACATTCTTCATGATCTcagattattcttttttaataattcagtGATGTTTCACACCCTCTTCTGCAATGAAGTTTTATGTCATGTGATACTAGTATGTCCCCCTTTGTGTGCTTATCTGGGTCACTGCATAATGTATTTGTGAGAGACCTTGATGCATGGGTTTGagtatttaaatacatatcAGATAGCCAAGTCCTGTATGGTCTTTGCATGGCCATCCTACACTGAACTGGTAGGGATTCTTACTTACGATGGGAGATGGTTAGTGAAGAAACTCAAGCATGATGCATAAGCCTGTTTACAGcttatatttttccctttgtttcctATTTTTAGCATACCACCACTGAAAGCCAGTGAGAAATCCAGTACAAAGTTTAAACTCATCCCTTTTGAGACGGGTCCCAAACATCTACTTGTTAATTTCTCCTGTGATAAATTTGCAGATATCAAGAACTTTAAGATGGTAAATGTGATTGACTAACATGAAGATGTACATGAATggtctgtgtgtgtataaattGAACAAAATATCATAAGAAATCTTGTATAagaaaacaatgagaaaattaGCAAACCAAAACCTCACTTCCTGTGATAAGGGGTTACCAACATCATATCATTAAAATTTTAcattgtaattttaaataaactgagGAATAGTTGATTCTTCATTTACTGTTGTGAGTGTCCACGTTATTAAAAAGAGCATCTTACCTTCTATTCAGAGACTGTTTGTTTGACTTTTGTCTGGTTTTCTTTGGAAATCATTCTTTCTGGCTCTAGATGTGTCTGCACAAACATTCATAAACTCATTTTTACACATTCAGAGCCTTATACAGTGGACTTTCAAAGTGGTGTTTCTCCTTACTGCAACCGTGATGACTAGAAAGTAGCCAGGATGAGTTGCACGACTTACGTCATTTAGCTTTGTCTGCTTTGCTGCAAAGTCTGTcctgacatttttccttttttggtaAATCATAGTGACCAAATGAGGCATAGGAAATGTTCAGAAGGAATTTGGGTGGTGTCCAATTTGAGAGCCATTTGACAAACACCTTGAGATAATTGCCCAGCTCAACATACATGGCATTTTTACATGCTGATATTTTGCACTTGCTGAAGGTCTTCTTTGGGAATCAAAGGGAGGGTAGTCTTAAGTCTAAGGGTATTTTACCTTGAGAATAGTTAAGAATTCTTCACTATAGATTGTGTGTCAGGAAGTCATCTTTCAGAGTTCAAGTTTAGTAAAGCTTACTTAAACCCTTTATGAGAGGATAGGTACAGGCCAAAAGCTGGGTTCCAGGAACAAGTGAACTAGGTATAGCCCAGTGAGTGACCTAGTTTATGGCCAATAATTCTACAACAGTAAGTCAATCTCTGACTGAAAACGATCTGTGTAGATGAAGTGAATGCAAAGCCAAACTACTGCTCTATTGCACTTTGGACTGCTGGGTCAGGAAGCCAGTACCATCTTGGC comes from the Haliaeetus albicilla chromosome 2, bHalAlb1.1, whole genome shotgun sequence genome and includes:
- the LOC104311259 gene encoding protein-glutamine gamma-glutamyltransferase E isoform X1 → MGQAATQPSTNWHLKENARDHHTSKFSSKELIVRRGQAFIVTFNGTEQPEQNLTFIAETGPKPSKLAKTQATFGISSTVSKESWSAVLQSTSSNSVSISISSPPNAVIGRYKLSVRSTSSDSSSPASLGTFVLLFNPWSSGDDVFMPNKAECDEYVLEEFGIIFAGNKNHINSFGWNFGQFQEDILNICLSMLDRSLNYRQDPATDVSHRNDPKYLGRVLSAMVNANDDQGVLLGNWSGNYDGGKSPSSWTGSGEILQNWKKSGFKPVRYGQCWVFAAVLTTVLRCLGIPTRTITNFSSAHDADGNLRVDEFYDASGNHLDRAADSIWNFHVWNESWFSRSDLGPSYSGWQVLDATPQEESGGIYQCGPASRNAIKEGDVDLDYDCPFVFAEVNADCMYWNYDPATGKKTLMFSKSTVIGQFISTKAVGRDDRVDVTNDYKYEEGSKKERDIFKKARKKLGLEDKFDPTAPTPQEIDQKPDIAGKFKVAGPLEVGKDLNLILVLANLQSDAKTVHVNMTAWSTVYTRRPVHEIWKDSIPVTLSPKEEKQFPIKISYTEYQQQLTTDNTIQVTALCHVEGGIQVLVQRDITLDNPAIDIQVLGEAKVNKEVDVEVIFTNPIDMEVTDCVLQVEGNDLLRGVLEIAIPPLKASEKSSTKFKLIPFETGPKHLLVNFSCDKFADIKNFKMVNVID
- the LOC104311259 gene encoding protein-glutamine gamma-glutamyltransferase E isoform X2, whose amino-acid sequence is MAAATQPSTNWHLKENARDHHTSKFSSKELIVRRGQAFIVTFNGTEQPEQNLTFIAETGPKPSKLAKTQATFGISSTVSKESWSAVLQSTSSNSVSISISSPPNAVIGRYKLSVRSTSSDSSSPASLGTFVLLFNPWSSGDDVFMPNKAECDEYVLEEFGIIFAGNKNHINSFGWNFGQFQEDILNICLSMLDRSLNYRQDPATDVSHRNDPKYLGRVLSAMVNANDDQGVLLGNWSGNYDGGKSPSSWTGSGEILQNWKKSGFKPVRYGQCWVFAAVLTTVLRCLGIPTRTITNFSSAHDADGNLRVDEFYDASGNHLDRAADSIWNFHVWNESWFSRSDLGPSYSGWQVLDATPQEESGGIYQCGPASRNAIKEGDVDLDYDCPFVFAEVNADCMYWNYDPATGKKTLMFSKSTVIGQFISTKAVGRDDRVDVTNDYKYEEGSKKERDIFKKARKKLGLEDKFDPTAPTPQEIDQKPDIAGKFKVAGPLEVGKDLNLILVLANLQSDAKTVHVNMTAWSTVYTRRPVHEIWKDSIPVTLSPKEEKQFPIKISYTEYQQQLTTDNTIQVTALCHVEGGIQVLVQRDITLDNPAIDIQVLGEAKVNKEVDVEVIFTNPIDMEVTDCVLQVEGNDLLRGVLEIAIPPLKASEKSSTKFKLIPFETGPKHLLVNFSCDKFADIKNFKMVNVID